The Seriola aureovittata isolate HTS-2021-v1 ecotype China chromosome 12, ASM2101889v1, whole genome shotgun sequence genome window below encodes:
- the LOC130178773 gene encoding 5'-AMP-activated protein kinase subunit gamma-1-like isoform X3, protein MKRFGSLRRSKKRKEQDGLGGRHQSEASCLSASGLSTPPTTPTQVSSQPVFTQEAQLSRPSPERLEPSSRSRSLTTPPDTGQRLSLPSAKPPIPSSSPVPSYSTSHQVYGLFEGMLEKLELDDDAAEPESDIYMRFMKSHKCYDIVPTSSKLVVFDTALQVKKAFFALVANGVRAAPLWDTEKQSFVGMLTITDFIIILHRYYKSPMVQIYELEEHKLETWREVYLQATFKPLVNISPDASLFDAVYTLIKNKIHRLPVIDPVTGNALYILTHKRILKFLQLFMCEMPKPAFMKQTLGELGIGTYHDIAFIHPDTPIIKALNIFVERRVSALPVVDDSGKVVDIYSKFDVINLAAEKAYNNLDITVTQALKHRSQYFEGVVKCHKMETMETIVDRIVKAEVHRLVVVDERSSIEGIVSLSDILQTLVLSPSDACKEENLTG, encoded by the exons ATGAAGAGGTTTGGTAGTCTAAGAAGGAGCAAGAAACGGAAGGAGCAAGATGGGTTAGGAGGGAGGCATCAGTCCGAGGCATCATGTCTTTCTG CCTCTGGACTCTCcacaccacccaccaccccGACCCAGGTGTCCAGCCAACCTGTGTTCACCCAGGAGGCCCAGCTGAGCAGGCCCAGCCCTGAACGCTTGGAGCCGAGCTCCAGATCCCGCTCCCTCACCACACCTCCAGACACAGGACAGCGTCTCAGCCTCCCCTCTGCTAAACCCCCGATCCCTTCCTCAAGCCCTGTGCCATCTTACTCTACCTCACATCAA GTCTACGGTCTATTCGAAGGCATGCTGGAGAAACTTGAACTAGATGATGATG CTGCTGAACCTGAGAGTGATATTTACATGCGCTTTATGAAATCCCACAAGTGCTACGACATCGTCCCAACAAGCTCGAAGCTGGTTGTGTTCGACACAGCACTCCAA GTTAAGAAAGCGTTCTTTGCCTTGGTTGCAAATGGTGTGCGAGCTGCCCCACTGTgggacacagagaaacaaagttTTGTGG GAATGCTGACAATCACAGATTTCATCATCATACTACACAGATACTATAAGTCACCAATG GTGCAAATTTATGAATTAGAGGAGCATAAGCTTGAGACATGGAGAG AGGTTTACCTTCAAGCCACATTCAAACCTCTGGTCAACATATCACCTGATGCAAG CCTATTTGATGCAGTGTACACcctcatcaaaaacaaaattcacCGGCTGCCTGTCATCGACCCAGTCACAGGGAATGCACTTTATATTCTCACACACAAGAGGATCCTCAAGTTCCTCCAGCTCTTT ATGTGTGAAATGCCAAAGCCAGCTTTCATGAAGCAGACTCTCGGGGAGCTTGGCATTGGAACGTACCATGACATTGCTTTCATCCACCCGGACACGCCCATCATCAAAGCACTCAACATCTTTGTGGAGAGACGAGTGTCTGCTTTGCCAGTGGTGGATGACTCGG GCAAAGTTGTGGATATTTACTCCAAGTTTGATGTCATT aaCTTGGCTGCTGAGAAGGCATACAACAACCTGGACATTACAGTGACGCAGGCTCTGAAACATCGCTCTCAGTACTTCGAAGGAGTCGTGAAGTGccataaaatggaaacaatgGAGACCATTGTGGACAGAATAGTCAAAGCCGAA GTGCACCGGTTGGTGGTGGTGGACGAGCGCTCCAGCATAGAGGGCATCGTCTCCCTGTCGGACATCCTCCAGACCCTGGTACTCAGCCCTTCAG ATGCCTGTAAGGAGGAGAACCTGACTGGGTGA
- the LOC130178773 gene encoding 5'-AMP-activated protein kinase subunit gamma-2-like isoform X4: MLEKLELDDDAAEPESDIYMRFMKSHKCYDIVPTSSKLVVFDTALQVKKAFFALVANGVRAAPLWDTEKQSFVGMLTITDFIIILHRYYKSPMVQIYELEEHKLETWREVYLQATFKPLVNISPDASLFDAVYTLIKNKIHRLPVIDPVTGNALYILTHKRILKFLQLFMCEMPKPAFMKQTLGELGIGTYHDIAFIHPDTPIIKALNIFVERRVSALPVVDDSGKVVDIYSKFDVINLAAEKAYNNLDITVTQALKHRSQYFEGVVKCHKMETMETIVDRIVKAEVHRLVVVDERSSIEGIVSLSDILQTLVLSPSDACKEENLTG; this comes from the exons ATGCTGGAGAAACTTGAACTAGATGATGATG CTGCTGAACCTGAGAGTGATATTTACATGCGCTTTATGAAATCCCACAAGTGCTACGACATCGTCCCAACAAGCTCGAAGCTGGTTGTGTTCGACACAGCACTCCAA GTTAAGAAAGCGTTCTTTGCCTTGGTTGCAAATGGTGTGCGAGCTGCCCCACTGTgggacacagagaaacaaagttTTGTGG GAATGCTGACAATCACAGATTTCATCATCATACTACACAGATACTATAAGTCACCAATG GTGCAAATTTATGAATTAGAGGAGCATAAGCTTGAGACATGGAGAG AGGTTTACCTTCAAGCCACATTCAAACCTCTGGTCAACATATCACCTGATGCAAG CCTATTTGATGCAGTGTACACcctcatcaaaaacaaaattcacCGGCTGCCTGTCATCGACCCAGTCACAGGGAATGCACTTTATATTCTCACACACAAGAGGATCCTCAAGTTCCTCCAGCTCTTT ATGTGTGAAATGCCAAAGCCAGCTTTCATGAAGCAGACTCTCGGGGAGCTTGGCATTGGAACGTACCATGACATTGCTTTCATCCACCCGGACACGCCCATCATCAAAGCACTCAACATCTTTGTGGAGAGACGAGTGTCTGCTTTGCCAGTGGTGGATGACTCGG GCAAAGTTGTGGATATTTACTCCAAGTTTGATGTCATT aaCTTGGCTGCTGAGAAGGCATACAACAACCTGGACATTACAGTGACGCAGGCTCTGAAACATCGCTCTCAGTACTTCGAAGGAGTCGTGAAGTGccataaaatggaaacaatgGAGACCATTGTGGACAGAATAGTCAAAGCCGAA GTGCACCGGTTGGTGGTGGTGGACGAGCGCTCCAGCATAGAGGGCATCGTCTCCCTGTCGGACATCCTCCAGACCCTGGTACTCAGCCCTTCAG ATGCCTGTAAGGAGGAGAACCTGACTGGGTGA
- the LOC130178773 gene encoding 5'-AMP-activated protein kinase subunit gamma-1-like isoform X1, producing MGSTVMESSKQSSKKMPKKRRSLRINMPDFGAFASPQVETSGSTKSAAQTGERLVHSASPTTGLSARSPAGAPLPPCPQSAPVQSKTSSGSPKTIFPYPSHQNSPPKSPRRLSFSGIFRSSSSSTPASIKIFSRTRRASGLSTPPTTPTQVSSQPVFTQEAQLSRPSPERLEPSSRSRSLTTPPDTGQRLSLPSAKPPIPSSSPVPSYSTSHQVYGLFEGMLEKLELDDDAAEPESDIYMRFMKSHKCYDIVPTSSKLVVFDTALQVKKAFFALVANGVRAAPLWDTEKQSFVGMLTITDFIIILHRYYKSPMVQIYELEEHKLETWREVYLQATFKPLVNISPDASLFDAVYTLIKNKIHRLPVIDPVTGNALYILTHKRILKFLQLFMCEMPKPAFMKQTLGELGIGTYHDIAFIHPDTPIIKALNIFVERRVSALPVVDDSGKVVDIYSKFDVINLAAEKAYNNLDITVTQALKHRSQYFEGVVKCHKMETMETIVDRIVKAEVHRLVVVDERSSIEGIVSLSDILQTLVLSPSDACKEENLTG from the exons atgggaAGCACGGTGATGGAGTCCAGCAAGCAGAGCTCAAAGAAAATGCCAAAGAAGAGGAGAAGTCTGCGGATTAACATGCCA gACTTTGGTGCATTCGCTTCCCCTCAAGTTGAGACAAGTGGCTCAACCAAAAGTGCAGCTCAGACG GGAGAGCGTCTCGTCCATTCAGCCAGCCCCACCACAGGACTGTCTGCGAGGAGCCCTGCAGGCGCCCCGCTTCCCCCCTGTCCCCAGTCTGCTCCAGTGCAATCGAAGACGAGCTCAGGTTCACCCAAAACTATCTTCCCCTATCCCTCCCACCAGAACTCCCCACCCAAGTCCCCCCGCCGCCTGAGCTTCAGTGGTATCTTCCGCTCGTCATCCAGCTCTACACCAGCAAGCATCAAAATCTTCTCCAGAACCAGGAGAG CCTCTGGACTCTCcacaccacccaccaccccGACCCAGGTGTCCAGCCAACCTGTGTTCACCCAGGAGGCCCAGCTGAGCAGGCCCAGCCCTGAACGCTTGGAGCCGAGCTCCAGATCCCGCTCCCTCACCACACCTCCAGACACAGGACAGCGTCTCAGCCTCCCCTCTGCTAAACCCCCGATCCCTTCCTCAAGCCCTGTGCCATCTTACTCTACCTCACATCAA GTCTACGGTCTATTCGAAGGCATGCTGGAGAAACTTGAACTAGATGATGATG CTGCTGAACCTGAGAGTGATATTTACATGCGCTTTATGAAATCCCACAAGTGCTACGACATCGTCCCAACAAGCTCGAAGCTGGTTGTGTTCGACACAGCACTCCAA GTTAAGAAAGCGTTCTTTGCCTTGGTTGCAAATGGTGTGCGAGCTGCCCCACTGTgggacacagagaaacaaagttTTGTGG GAATGCTGACAATCACAGATTTCATCATCATACTACACAGATACTATAAGTCACCAATG GTGCAAATTTATGAATTAGAGGAGCATAAGCTTGAGACATGGAGAG AGGTTTACCTTCAAGCCACATTCAAACCTCTGGTCAACATATCACCTGATGCAAG CCTATTTGATGCAGTGTACACcctcatcaaaaacaaaattcacCGGCTGCCTGTCATCGACCCAGTCACAGGGAATGCACTTTATATTCTCACACACAAGAGGATCCTCAAGTTCCTCCAGCTCTTT ATGTGTGAAATGCCAAAGCCAGCTTTCATGAAGCAGACTCTCGGGGAGCTTGGCATTGGAACGTACCATGACATTGCTTTCATCCACCCGGACACGCCCATCATCAAAGCACTCAACATCTTTGTGGAGAGACGAGTGTCTGCTTTGCCAGTGGTGGATGACTCGG GCAAAGTTGTGGATATTTACTCCAAGTTTGATGTCATT aaCTTGGCTGCTGAGAAGGCATACAACAACCTGGACATTACAGTGACGCAGGCTCTGAAACATCGCTCTCAGTACTTCGAAGGAGTCGTGAAGTGccataaaatggaaacaatgGAGACCATTGTGGACAGAATAGTCAAAGCCGAA GTGCACCGGTTGGTGGTGGTGGACGAGCGCTCCAGCATAGAGGGCATCGTCTCCCTGTCGGACATCCTCCAGACCCTGGTACTCAGCCCTTCAG ATGCCTGTAAGGAGGAGAACCTGACTGGGTGA
- the LOC130178773 gene encoding 5'-AMP-activated protein kinase subunit gamma-1-like isoform X2, which yields MGSTVMESSKQSSKKMPKKRRSLRINMPDFGAFASPQVETSGSTKSAAQTNSPPKSPRRLSFSGIFRSSSSSTPASIKIFSRTRRASGLSTPPTTPTQVSSQPVFTQEAQLSRPSPERLEPSSRSRSLTTPPDTGQRLSLPSAKPPIPSSSPVPSYSTSHQVYGLFEGMLEKLELDDDAAEPESDIYMRFMKSHKCYDIVPTSSKLVVFDTALQVKKAFFALVANGVRAAPLWDTEKQSFVGMLTITDFIIILHRYYKSPMVQIYELEEHKLETWREVYLQATFKPLVNISPDASLFDAVYTLIKNKIHRLPVIDPVTGNALYILTHKRILKFLQLFMCEMPKPAFMKQTLGELGIGTYHDIAFIHPDTPIIKALNIFVERRVSALPVVDDSGKVVDIYSKFDVINLAAEKAYNNLDITVTQALKHRSQYFEGVVKCHKMETMETIVDRIVKAEVHRLVVVDERSSIEGIVSLSDILQTLVLSPSDACKEENLTG from the exons atgggaAGCACGGTGATGGAGTCCAGCAAGCAGAGCTCAAAGAAAATGCCAAAGAAGAGGAGAAGTCTGCGGATTAACATGCCA gACTTTGGTGCATTCGCTTCCCCTCAAGTTGAGACAAGTGGCTCAACCAAAAGTGCAGCTCAGACG AACTCCCCACCCAAGTCCCCCCGCCGCCTGAGCTTCAGTGGTATCTTCCGCTCGTCATCCAGCTCTACACCAGCAAGCATCAAAATCTTCTCCAGAACCAGGAGAG CCTCTGGACTCTCcacaccacccaccaccccGACCCAGGTGTCCAGCCAACCTGTGTTCACCCAGGAGGCCCAGCTGAGCAGGCCCAGCCCTGAACGCTTGGAGCCGAGCTCCAGATCCCGCTCCCTCACCACACCTCCAGACACAGGACAGCGTCTCAGCCTCCCCTCTGCTAAACCCCCGATCCCTTCCTCAAGCCCTGTGCCATCTTACTCTACCTCACATCAA GTCTACGGTCTATTCGAAGGCATGCTGGAGAAACTTGAACTAGATGATGATG CTGCTGAACCTGAGAGTGATATTTACATGCGCTTTATGAAATCCCACAAGTGCTACGACATCGTCCCAACAAGCTCGAAGCTGGTTGTGTTCGACACAGCACTCCAA GTTAAGAAAGCGTTCTTTGCCTTGGTTGCAAATGGTGTGCGAGCTGCCCCACTGTgggacacagagaaacaaagttTTGTGG GAATGCTGACAATCACAGATTTCATCATCATACTACACAGATACTATAAGTCACCAATG GTGCAAATTTATGAATTAGAGGAGCATAAGCTTGAGACATGGAGAG AGGTTTACCTTCAAGCCACATTCAAACCTCTGGTCAACATATCACCTGATGCAAG CCTATTTGATGCAGTGTACACcctcatcaaaaacaaaattcacCGGCTGCCTGTCATCGACCCAGTCACAGGGAATGCACTTTATATTCTCACACACAAGAGGATCCTCAAGTTCCTCCAGCTCTTT ATGTGTGAAATGCCAAAGCCAGCTTTCATGAAGCAGACTCTCGGGGAGCTTGGCATTGGAACGTACCATGACATTGCTTTCATCCACCCGGACACGCCCATCATCAAAGCACTCAACATCTTTGTGGAGAGACGAGTGTCTGCTTTGCCAGTGGTGGATGACTCGG GCAAAGTTGTGGATATTTACTCCAAGTTTGATGTCATT aaCTTGGCTGCTGAGAAGGCATACAACAACCTGGACATTACAGTGACGCAGGCTCTGAAACATCGCTCTCAGTACTTCGAAGGAGTCGTGAAGTGccataaaatggaaacaatgGAGACCATTGTGGACAGAATAGTCAAAGCCGAA GTGCACCGGTTGGTGGTGGTGGACGAGCGCTCCAGCATAGAGGGCATCGTCTCCCTGTCGGACATCCTCCAGACCCTGGTACTCAGCCCTTCAG ATGCCTGTAAGGAGGAGAACCTGACTGGGTGA